The proteins below are encoded in one region of Methylophilales bacterium:
- a CDS encoding sulfate adenylyltransferase, whose product MNDMNKNNSVLRFMTCGSVDDGKSTLIGRLLYDTKTILTDTLSQIEKTSKKKGMTVLDLSLITDGLQAEREQGITIDVAYRYFSTGSKKYIIADAPGHEQYTRNMVTAASTAQLAIILVDARKGMLTQTRRHSYLTKLVGIKNIIVAVNKMDLVNYDENEYQNICEEYNSFASAIKLNKPEANISFIPMSALNGDMIVDRGDSLSWYKGATLLETLENIDSTEETKNSRLRFPIQLVCRPRDSANEALHDFRAFMGKIESGSLKVNDKIKVLPSSYESTIKEIRIGEELISEANYEQSVTLSLNDEIDISRGDMIVQKDDNLISTKKFTANVCWLSESDLNINRTYLIMHTTRLSKAKISSINNKININTLDKERANELKTNDIANINFKLAQPLIVDQYEQNRSTGAFIIIDETTYHTVGAGMIETIE is encoded by the coding sequence ATGAATGATATGAATAAAAACAATTCGGTTTTAAGGTTCATGACGTGTGGTAGCGTTGATGATGGAAAAAGTACCCTGATAGGTAGGCTTCTGTATGATACGAAAACTATCCTAACGGATACTTTAAGCCAAATTGAGAAGACCTCAAAGAAAAAGGGTATGACAGTACTAGATTTATCCTTAATTACAGATGGGCTTCAAGCCGAAAGAGAGCAAGGAATAACTATTGACGTGGCCTATCGATATTTTAGTACCGGATCGAAAAAATATATCATTGCAGATGCACCTGGCCATGAGCAATACACAAGAAATATGGTTACTGCTGCCTCGACTGCTCAACTTGCGATCATCCTCGTTGATGCCAGAAAAGGGATGTTGACACAAACAAGACGCCATTCTTACTTAACAAAGCTTGTTGGGATTAAAAATATCATCGTTGCGGTCAATAAGATGGATTTAGTTAATTATGATGAAAATGAATATCAAAATATATGTGAAGAATACAATTCTTTTGCATCTGCTATTAAATTAAATAAACCAGAAGCAAACATAAGCTTTATCCCCATGTCAGCTTTAAATGGCGATATGATTGTTGATAGAGGAGATTCCTTAAGTTGGTATAAAGGGGCAACGCTCTTAGAAACACTTGAAAATATTGACTCTACAGAAGAAACAAAAAATTCACGGTTACGATTCCCTATTCAGCTTGTTTGCCGACCTAGAGATTCAGCTAATGAAGCACTGCATGACTTTAGAGCTTTTATGGGAAAAATCGAGTCAGGCTCATTAAAAGTAAACGACAAAATAAAAGTGCTCCCATCAAGCTATGAATCAACCATCAAAGAGATTCGTATTGGAGAGGAGCTTATTTCTGAAGCAAACTATGAGCAGTCGGTAACCCTATCACTTAATGATGAAATTGATATTTCTAGGGGGGATATGATCGTTCAAAAAGATGACAACTTAATAAGCACTAAAAAATTTACAGCGAACGTTTGTTGGTTATCTGAATCAGATTTAAATATTAATAGAACCTATTTGATTATGCATACAACCAGATTATCTAAAGCAAAAATTTCAAGTATTAATAACAAAATTAATATAAATACTTTGGACAAGGAAAGGGCTAACGAGCTTAAAACTAATGATATTGCTAATATTAATTTCAAGTTAGCTCAACCCTTAATTGTTGATCAGTATGAACAAAATAGAAGTACCGGTGCATTCATCATCATCGATGAGACTACCTACCATACGGTTGGTGCCGGCATGATTGAAACCATAGAATAA
- a CDS encoding ferredoxin family protein: MTYVVTQSCIKCKYTDCVDVCPVDCFVEGPNFLAIDPEECIDCTLCVAECPVEAIYADDDVPEDQQEFIEINARLSKVWPIITSRKDPLPEAEKFSTITDKRSMLIENEG, from the coding sequence ATGACGTATGTAGTAACACAAAGTTGTATTAAATGTAAATACACAGACTGTGTCGATGTCTGCCCAGTAGACTGCTTTGTTGAAGGACCTAATTTCTTGGCTATTGACCCTGAAGAGTGCATCGATTGCACATTATGTGTGGCCGAGTGCCCTGTTGAGGCAATCTATGCTGATGATGATGTGCCTGAAGACCAACAAGAATTTATTGAAATCAATGCAAGATTATCTAAGGTATGGCCGATCATTACCTCAAGGAAAGACCCTTTACCAGAAGCTGAAAAGTTTTCTACAATAACTGATAAGCGATCTATGTTAATAGAGAATGAGGGGTAA
- a CDS encoding DUF4156 domain-containing protein has protein sequence MFRKNKIFSIIFLLLISCGGAKFVQESPGSSDVNLVTSVDQNKCEFKGEVRNKVKGYSDYNDISKKNLIQLGKNAAVEKNGNTIIMSQYKQYRGTQSALFKIYVCRY, from the coding sequence ATGTTTCGTAAAAATAAAATTTTTAGTATTATATTTTTGTTACTGATATCTTGTGGTGGTGCAAAGTTTGTTCAGGAATCTCCTGGTTCAAGCGATGTAAATTTAGTCACAAGCGTTGATCAAAATAAATGTGAGTTCAAAGGTGAAGTAAGAAACAAAGTAAAAGGATACTCTGACTATAACGACATTTCGAAAAAAAACTTAATTCAACTAGGTAAAAATGCTGCAGTTGAAAAAAATGGTAACACTATTATAATGTCTCAATACAAACAATATAGAGGAACGCAGTCAGCCTTGTTTAAGATCTATGTTTGTAGATACTAA
- a CDS encoding DUF4156 domain-containing protein encodes MLSNKIIITALALPFLIACSTSYVKEEPGSENVTIVDSIDQNSCVLKAQVKVRMTGYAERRDDYTMQDEIRLAKNAAVEQGGNTLYMISDPEDGKGTQSGVYQIYNCS; translated from the coding sequence ATGTTGAGTAACAAAATTATTATAACTGCTTTGGCACTCCCTTTTCTAATTGCCTGCAGTACATCATACGTAAAAGAAGAGCCAGGTTCAGAAAATGTAACTATTGTTGACTCAATTGACCAAAACAGCTGTGTACTAAAAGCTCAAGTTAAAGTTAGAATGACAGGCTATGCGGAACGAAGAGATGATTACACTATGCAAGATGAGATTCGACTAGCTAAAAATGCTGCTGTTGAGCAGGGTGGAAATACTTTGTATATGATAAGTGATCCTGAAGATGGAAAAGGTACACAATCAGGTGTTTACCAAATCTATAACTGTAGTTAA
- a CDS encoding multidrug effflux MFS transporter, whose amino-acid sequence MNLFLNPKVIALAVLASLAPFAIDTYLPGFHIIATDLSSTPAYVQQSLTFYLIPYTIMTLFHGAISDSIGRITTIKWGLTLFFFASIGCAVATSVEQLWFFRALQGIGGGAGNVVARAMVRDLYEGAQAQRVMATIQIIFGIAPAVAPIFGGFLLDYGWQSIFIFLALYAGIAIYFSSRVLPETMLLKDRLPFDIKSIATRYSTIFKNKEFLLLILSLSANFSAFFLYVLASPIFLIDLLGFTEKQFAYLFVPTVCGMIIGSFIAKKTAGVINPSRVARLGYFWMFLIALSNLIYCYLFDNNPTFNIGFIALYNIGMAAIMPIISIAALDCFPKARGTAASGQAFMQMFFSSAVAGVIVPICWFSTFGLSLGLFLILIFGLFCITRTKLWAYRSKF is encoded by the coding sequence ATGAATCTCTTTCTTAACCCAAAAGTCATTGCACTTGCTGTATTAGCAAGCCTCGCTCCATTTGCAATTGATACATATTTACCCGGCTTTCATATAATCGCAACTGATTTATCGTCAACACCTGCTTATGTTCAACAAAGCTTGACCTTTTATCTTATCCCTTACACCATCATGACTTTATTTCATGGTGCAATATCTGATTCAATTGGTCGGATTACCACCATCAAATGGGGTCTGACTTTATTCTTTTTTGCCTCAATTGGTTGTGCTGTAGCTACTTCGGTAGAACAATTATGGTTTTTTAGGGCTCTTCAAGGAATTGGAGGAGGTGCAGGAAATGTCGTGGCTCGTGCGATGGTTCGTGATCTCTATGAGGGTGCACAAGCGCAAAGAGTAATGGCAACTATTCAGATAATATTTGGAATTGCCCCTGCAGTAGCACCTATTTTTGGTGGTTTTTTACTTGATTATGGATGGCAAAGTATATTTATCTTTCTAGCTCTTTACGCAGGAATTGCTATTTACTTTAGCTCAAGGGTATTACCTGAAACGATGCTTTTAAAAGATAGGCTTCCATTTGACATAAAATCAATTGCAACTCGCTATAGTACAATATTTAAAAATAAGGAATTTTTACTTTTAATACTATCTCTCTCAGCAAATTTTTCAGCCTTTTTTTTATACGTGCTTGCAAGCCCAATATTCCTGATTGATTTGTTAGGCTTTACTGAAAAACAGTTTGCATACTTATTCGTTCCAACCGTCTGCGGCATGATCATAGGTTCGTTTATTGCCAAAAAAACAGCAGGTGTAATCAATCCATCGAGAGTAGCAAGGCTTGGTTATTTTTGGATGTTTTTAATTGCGCTATCAAATTTAATATATTGTTATTTATTTGATAATAACCCGACATTTAATATAGGTTTCATAGCCCTTTATAACATTGGTATGGCTGCGATTATGCCAATTATCTCAATCGCTGCGCTTGATTGTTTTCCAAAAGCGAGAGGTACTGCGGCTTCAGGTCAAGCCTTTATGCAAATGTTTTTTTCGTCTGCAGTAGCAGGCGTAATCGTGCCAATTTGTTGGTTCTCAACATTTGGCTTATCGTTAGGATTATTTCTTATATTGATATTCGGGTTATTTTGCATAACCCGAACAAAACTTTGGGCTTATAGATCTAAGTTCTAA
- the pqqE gene encoding pyrroloquinoline quinone biosynthesis protein PqqE — MAEKNNGVSSNTTAMQPLWLLAEITYQCPLQCAFCYNPTDFDKHTQNELDTESWIKILRQARDLGAAQLGISGGEPLLRKDIEEIVTEASSLGYYSNLITSGAGMNEKRIDALKDGGLDHIQLSMHDITEEINNFITNTKTFKLKQKIAAMIKDRGYPMVLNVVLHRYNIDHIKEILEMAEGLGADYIELANTQYYGWSLVNRDQLMPKKEQVLHAEKVTNEFRERIGNKMKIFFVVPDYYDDRPKKCMNGWGEVFMIVTANGDVLPCHSARVIPNLEFPNVRNTDVKQIWYDSPAFNKFRGTDWMKEPCRSCSEKENDLGGCRCQAMLLAGDAESADPVCSKSPNRHLIDQAIKDTENPGLKAKPIMFRSNKNSKKISEGEEKERLAKFHALP; from the coding sequence ATGGCTGAAAAAAATAATGGAGTTTCAAGCAATACAACAGCAATGCAACCGCTTTGGTTGCTTGCTGAAATAACCTATCAGTGCCCACTTCAATGTGCTTTTTGTTATAACCCTACAGATTTTGATAAGCATACTCAAAATGAGCTAGACACGGAATCTTGGATTAAGATTCTAAGGCAAGCAAGAGATTTGGGCGCAGCGCAACTTGGAATTTCGGGAGGTGAACCTCTTTTAAGAAAAGACATTGAAGAAATTGTAACTGAAGCGAGTTCGCTTGGTTACTACAGTAACTTAATAACCTCTGGCGCTGGGATGAATGAAAAAAGAATCGATGCGTTAAAAGATGGTGGTCTTGATCATATTCAATTATCAATGCATGACATCACAGAAGAAATAAATAATTTTATAACCAATACGAAAACTTTTAAATTAAAACAAAAAATAGCAGCGATGATTAAAGATAGGGGGTACCCGATGGTCCTTAACGTCGTTTTGCATAGATATAATATTGATCATATTAAGGAGATTTTAGAAATGGCTGAGGGTTTAGGAGCTGATTATATTGAGCTAGCAAACACCCAATATTATGGTTGGTCATTGGTAAATAGAGATCAGCTTATGCCAAAAAAAGAACAAGTGCTGCATGCAGAAAAAGTGACAAATGAATTCAGAGAGCGTATCGGCAATAAAATGAAAATATTTTTTGTGGTGCCTGATTATTACGATGATCGACCTAAAAAATGTATGAATGGTTGGGGAGAGGTATTCATGATTGTCACTGCCAATGGAGATGTGTTGCCGTGTCATTCAGCGAGAGTAATCCCTAATTTAGAATTTCCTAACGTAAGAAATACAGATGTAAAACAGATTTGGTATGACTCACCCGCTTTTAATAAATTTCGGGGAACTGATTGGATGAAGGAACCGTGCAGATCATGCTCTGAAAAAGAAAATGATTTGGGTGGTTGTAGGTGTCAGGCAATGCTCTTAGCCGGTGATGCCGAGAGTGCTGATCCAGTTTGTTCAAAGTCACCAAATCGCCATTTAATAGATCAAGCAATAAAAGACACTGAAAATCCTGGCCTTAAAGCCAAACCGATAATGTTTAGGTCAAATAAAAATTCTAAGAAAATTTCTGAAGGAGAGGAAAAAGAGAGATTAGCAAAATTCCATGCTCTACCTTAA
- the pqqD gene encoding pyrroloquinoline quinone biosynthesis peptide chaperone PqqD encodes MTIKPEDIYKIAPHHRFQWEKAQDCYVILFPEGMVKLNGGAGEVLNLVNDNLSVEKITEALTKKFPDADGIDKDIIGMIEMALEKAWIEKTN; translated from the coding sequence ATGACAATCAAACCAGAAGATATTTATAAAATTGCTCCACATCACAGATTTCAGTGGGAAAAAGCTCAAGATTGCTACGTTATTTTATTTCCAGAGGGTATGGTTAAGTTAAATGGTGGTGCGGGCGAAGTTTTAAATTTGGTTAACGATAACCTTTCTGTTGAAAAAATCACTGAAGCGCTAACTAAAAAATTTCCAGATGCCGATGGTATCGATAAGGACATTATTGGTATGATTGAGATGGCTCTTGAGAAAGCATGGATAGAAAAGACTAATTAA
- the pqqC gene encoding pyrroloquinoline-quinone synthase PqqC — protein MSAPWTRKEFEDKLREKGKGYHIYHPFHVMMYEGKLSKEQLQSWVMNRFYYQISIPLKDAAILSNCPVKEIRKEWIVRILDHDGEGDAEGGIEAWINLGRAVGLKREEVTSLEGVSPGVKFAVDAYINFAKQRTWQESVCSSLTELFAPHIHQQRISSWPEMYPWIDESGLSYFKKRLTEARRDVEHGLGVTLDYFSTSREMQEKALDILQFKINVLWVIADSIMLASSSIKVDDRDYMRQPK, from the coding sequence ATGTCAGCACCTTGGACAAGAAAAGAGTTTGAAGATAAGTTAAGAGAGAAAGGGAAGGGCTATCATATTTATCATCCATTTCATGTGATGATGTATGAGGGTAAATTATCAAAAGAACAGCTGCAAAGTTGGGTGATGAACAGATTCTACTATCAAATAAGTATCCCGTTGAAGGACGCAGCAATTTTATCAAATTGCCCAGTGAAAGAGATAAGGAAAGAGTGGATAGTTAGAATTTTAGATCATGATGGTGAGGGTGATGCCGAGGGAGGTATTGAAGCATGGATAAATTTAGGGCGTGCGGTTGGTTTGAAAAGAGAAGAAGTAACATCTCTGGAGGGAGTTAGCCCAGGCGTTAAATTTGCTGTGGATGCATACATCAACTTTGCGAAACAAAGAACATGGCAAGAATCTGTTTGTTCATCACTGACCGAATTATTTGCCCCACACATACATCAACAAAGGATTAGTTCGTGGCCTGAAATGTACCCATGGATTGATGAGTCAGGTTTGAGTTACTTTAAAAAAAGATTAACTGAGGCTCGAAGAGATGTCGAGCATGGGCTTGGGGTAACTTTGGATTATTTTAGTACATCAAGAGAAATGCAAGAAAAAGCATTGGACATACTACAATTTAAAATTAACGTTCTATGGGTTATTGCAGATTCAATTATGTTAGCATCATCAAGTATCAAAGTTGATGATCGTGATTATATGAGGCAACCTAAATAA
- the pqqB gene encoding pyrroloquinoline quinone biosynthesis protein PqqB: MHIRVLGSGAGGGFPQWNCNCENCAGLRKKNPCLKARNQSSITVSSNDEDWILFNASPDIRAQIESFPPLQPARKIRDTGITSIVITDGQIDHTTGLLILREHDKPWDIYCTKEVYEDMTTGFPIFNILEHFRGIKWHEVQTDQSSYTIPKADNLIFTAVPLKSEAPPYSPHRHNTVPGDNVGYKIEDTQKGKNLFYAPGLGVIEDHVLDYMKNADVVLIDGTVWTDDEMSKHGINNKKASEMGHLDQSSKGGIMETLNSLKKPRKILIHINNTNPILREDSDERKLLEENGIEVSYDGMDIIL; encoded by the coding sequence ATGCATATCCGTGTTTTAGGTTCAGGCGCTGGTGGCGGGTTCCCACAATGGAACTGTAATTGCGAAAACTGCGCTGGTCTTCGAAAAAAAAATCCATGCCTTAAGGCAAGAAACCAATCTTCCATAACAGTAAGTTCTAATGATGAAGATTGGATTTTATTTAATGCCTCACCAGATATTAGAGCTCAAATAGAATCATTCCCACCACTTCAACCAGCAAGAAAAATTAGAGATACAGGAATAACATCAATTGTTATCACCGATGGACAGATTGACCATACAACAGGACTATTAATCCTAAGAGAGCATGATAAACCTTGGGATATCTACTGCACCAAGGAGGTGTATGAAGATATGACAACAGGCTTTCCTATCTTTAACATCCTTGAACATTTCAGGGGTATAAAATGGCATGAGGTCCAAACCGATCAAAGTAGCTACACAATTCCTAAAGCAGATAATCTTATTTTCACTGCAGTTCCATTAAAGAGTGAAGCGCCACCATATTCACCACATAGGCATAATACGGTACCAGGCGATAATGTTGGATATAAAATAGAAGATACGCAAAAGGGTAAAAATCTTTTTTATGCCCCAGGACTCGGTGTCATTGAAGATCATGTATTGGACTACATGAAAAATGCAGATGTTGTGCTTATTGATGGGACAGTCTGGACGGACGATGAAATGTCAAAGCATGGAATTAATAATAAAAAAGCCAGTGAAATGGGTCATCTCGATCAATCGAGTAAGGGCGGAATAATGGAGACACTTAACTCTCTGAAAAAGCCTAGAAAAATTTTAATCCATATTAACAATACAAATCCAATTTTAAGAGAAGATTCTGATGAGCGTAAACTTTTAGAGGAAAATGGAATCGAAGTCTCTTACGATGGGATGGATATTATTTTATAA
- the aroF gene encoding 3-deoxy-7-phosphoheptulonate synthase, translating to MIIVMNNSATDEEINFVVSRIKEKGLDASISKGTEKTVIGAVGDERLLDPKLLDNLPGVEQALRIVKPYKIVAREWHPEDTVIEINGHPIGGKNIQVISGPCSVETPDQMKNAAEGVKAAGVKIMRGGAFKPRTSPYSFQGTGFEGLEMFREAADNAGLPIVTELLDVRHLDKFLEQKVDVIQIGTRSMQNFELLREVGRLKLPVILKRGMSATISEWLMAAEYIASGGNHNIIFCERGIRTFETYYRNVLDVTAIPVLKKETHLPVIIDPSHAGGKAWMVAALSRAGIAAGADGLLVEMHPTPSEAWCDADQAITPTELQKLMKELSAIANILGRDISK from the coding sequence ATGATTATTGTAATGAACAACTCAGCAACGGACGAAGAAATAAATTTTGTTGTCTCAAGAATAAAAGAGAAAGGCTTAGATGCAAGCATCTCAAAAGGCACAGAAAAAACGGTCATTGGTGCTGTTGGAGATGAGAGACTCTTAGACCCCAAGCTCCTAGACAACCTTCCTGGTGTAGAACAGGCCCTAAGGATAGTTAAGCCATATAAAATAGTTGCAAGAGAATGGCACCCTGAAGATACTGTTATTGAAATTAATGGTCACCCAATTGGCGGAAAAAATATACAAGTTATCTCGGGCCCTTGTTCTGTGGAAACTCCTGATCAAATGAAAAATGCAGCTGAAGGTGTAAAAGCGGCAGGGGTTAAGATTATGAGAGGTGGAGCATTCAAACCAAGAACAAGTCCTTATAGTTTTCAAGGGACTGGATTTGAAGGCCTAGAGATGTTTCGAGAAGCTGCAGATAATGCAGGTTTACCTATAGTTACTGAGCTTCTAGATGTCAGACACCTAGATAAATTTTTAGAGCAAAAGGTTGATGTGATCCAAATTGGCACACGGAGCATGCAAAACTTCGAATTATTAAGAGAAGTTGGAAGATTAAAATTGCCTGTTATATTAAAAAGAGGTATGTCTGCCACAATATCTGAATGGCTAATGGCTGCTGAATATATTGCCTCAGGTGGAAATCATAATATTATATTTTGTGAGCGGGGTATCAGGACTTTTGAAACGTACTATAGAAATGTTTTAGATGTGACTGCGATACCTGTACTTAAGAAAGAAACTCACCTTCCTGTGATTATAGATCCCTCACATGCGGGCGGAAAGGCCTGGATGGTTGCTGCTTTATCTAGGGCAGGAATAGCTGCTGGAGCAGATGGACTGCTTGTTGAAATGCACCCTACCCCAAGTGAGGCATGGTGCGATGCTGACCAAGCAATAACGCCAACAGAATTACAAAAACTAATGAAAGAACTTAGCGCTATTGCAAATATTTTAGGAAGAGATATATCTAAGTAA
- the hisC gene encoding histidinol-phosphate transaminase, which produces MAITTPKYIAELEPYEGGRPIKEVSRELGISPNKIVKLASNENPLGVSPKAKIAIDESINESHRYPDGNGYYLKLSLCNKFSINSDQIILGNGSNDVLELAARTFISPGEEVIYSKHAFAVYEIVTNAVGGIGVKAKPMEDFGHNLDEFIKLISEKTKLIFIANPNNPTGNLIEKSKISAFLSKVPKHILIVLDEAYDEYLRDEDKSIAFNWLADYKNLLITRSFSKAHGLAGLRIGYGVGSKKVINLMNRVRQPFNVNSIAQAAAIASLGDDDFINTSRVINDQGRLQLEDAFRALKIKYVPSYGNFISFNLGDETKAMMYYQHLLKNGVIVRPIQNYEMTSWLRVSIGLKNENDTFIEYLKSFK; this is translated from the coding sequence ATGGCTATAACTACTCCAAAATATATTGCTGAATTGGAGCCCTATGAAGGCGGGAGACCAATAAAGGAAGTTTCAAGGGAGCTTGGAATATCTCCAAATAAAATTGTAAAACTCGCTTCAAATGAAAATCCGCTTGGTGTAAGTCCAAAAGCTAAGATTGCAATTGATGAGAGTATCAATGAATCTCATAGATATCCAGATGGAAATGGATATTATTTAAAACTATCTCTGTGCAATAAATTTTCAATAAATTCCGACCAAATTATATTGGGCAACGGGTCTAATGATGTCCTTGAGCTTGCAGCAAGAACTTTTATCTCACCAGGAGAGGAGGTTATATACTCAAAACATGCATTTGCTGTCTATGAGATAGTAACGAATGCTGTTGGTGGTATTGGCGTTAAAGCAAAGCCAATGGAAGACTTTGGTCATAACTTAGACGAATTCATAAAGCTCATTTCAGAGAAGACGAAACTAATCTTTATTGCCAATCCAAATAACCCTACGGGAAATCTGATTGAAAAATCAAAAATATCAGCCTTTTTATCTAAAGTACCAAAACATATTTTGATTGTCCTTGATGAAGCCTATGATGAATACTTAAGAGATGAGGATAAATCAATTGCTTTTAACTGGCTTGCAGATTATAAAAACTTATTAATAACCCGAAGTTTTTCTAAAGCGCATGGCTTAGCTGGATTAAGAATTGGTTATGGTGTTGGAAGTAAAAAAGTTATTAATTTAATGAATAGGGTCAGGCAGCCCTTCAATGTAAATAGTATTGCTCAAGCTGCTGCTATAGCCTCTCTCGGGGATGATGACTTCATTAACACAAGTAGGGTTATTAATGACCAAGGCAGATTACAGCTAGAAGATGCATTTAGGGCACTTAAAATTAAATATGTTCCCTCGTATGGAAATTTTATTAGTTTTAATTTAGGAGACGAAACAAAAGCAATGATGTATTATCAGCATTTGTTGAAAAATGGCGTTATTGTGAGACCTATTCAAAACTATGAGATGACCTCATGGTTGAGGGTGAGCATAGGTCTTAAAAACGAAAATGATACTTTTATTGAATATTTAAAAAGCTTTAAGTAA